The following are encoded in a window of Panicum virgatum strain AP13 chromosome 5N, P.virgatum_v5, whole genome shotgun sequence genomic DNA:
- the LOC120675282 gene encoding phenolic glucoside malonyltransferase 1-like: MAMGPALAGSSSAPPRLRVHDTALVPPSPSPPETSLPLTFFDIFWLHSPPVERLFLYRLAPDADVAAIVSNLKDSLHQAVRAFYPLAGRLRLTPGTSGRYELHYRPGDAVTFTVAECDADDADIDGLACDDPREVAKIAALVPPLPEGGRLLALQATVLSARRGLAIGVTGHHASCDGSGSTHFLHIWAAACIGAEAPPPPPVIDRTLLLADPRGLYDIFFQGAPSTDEMEFVKMSADKLLATFTLSKDDLQRVKDIVADEAMRRGAAPPRCSSLVATLGFAWSRYLQGARESCGSDEGAVTNILFPVDHRSRMKPPLPEKYLGNCVGPAFGVAPKGELAAAGAGGLFSACAAVAAAIDEAVRDIGTPSMDAWLDRVREASAKGVLSVAGSPRFRVYELDFGFGRPAKVDIVSVARTGAVAPAESRSGTGGMEVGVSLQPAGMERYLKCFADGIAWLRQRS; this comes from the coding sequence ATGGCCATGGGTCCGGCACTTGCAGGGTCCTCCTCGGcacctcctcgcctccgcgTCCACGACACCGCCCTCGTgccgccgtccccgtcgccgccggagaCCTCGCTCCCGCTCACCTTCTTCGACATCTTCTGGCTCCACTCCCCGCCCGTCGAGCGCCTCTTCCTCTACCGCCTCGCCCCCGACGCTGACGTGGCCGCCATCGTCTCCAACCTCAAGGACTCCTTGCACCAGGCCGTCCGCGCCTTCTACCCGCTCGCCGGGCGCCTCCGCCTCACCCCCGGCACGTCCGGCCGCTACGAGCTGCACTACCGCCCGGGTGACGCCGTCACCTTCACCGTCGCCGAGTGCGACGCCGACGACGCGGACATCGACGGCCTCGCGTGTGATGATCCCCGCGAGGTTGCCAAGATCGCGGCGctcgtgccgccgctgccggagggCGGCAGGCTGTTAGCCCTGCAGGCAACAGTGCTGTCCGCACGCCGTGGCCTCGCCATCGGCGTCACCGGGCACCACGCCTCCTGCGATGGCTCGGGCTCGACGCACTTCCTGCACATCTGGGCGGCCGCATGCATCGGCGCCGAAGCGCCGCCCCCACCTCCCGTCATCGACCGGACTCTCCTCCTTGCCGACCCGAGGGGCCTGTACGACATCTTCTTCCAAGGGGCGCCCAGCACCGATGAGATGGAGTTCGTCAAGATGTCCGCCGACAAGCTCCTCGCCACGTTCACCCTGTCCAAGGACGACCTGCAGCGCGTCAAGGACATCGTGGCCGATGAGGCCATGAGacgcggcgctgcgccgccgcggtgctccTCTCTTGTCGCCACCCTTGGTTTCGCCTGGTCGCGCTACCTCCAGGGAGCCAGAGAGAGCTGCGGCTCCGACGAGGGCGCGGTGACCAACATCCTCTTCCCTGTTGATCACCGCTCCCGGATGAAGCCTCCTCTCCCGGAAAAGTACCTCGGCAACTGCGTCGGCCCAGCATTCGGGGTGGCACCCAAGggcgagctggcggcggcgggcgcaggcGGCCTCTTCAgcgcgtgcgccgccgtcgccgccgccatagACGAAGCTGTGCGCGACATCGGGACTCCCAGCATGGACGCGTGGCTGGACCGCGTCAGGGAGGCAAGCGCGAAAGGCGTCCTGTCCGTTGCCGGATCGCCGAGGTTCCGCGTCTACGAGCTGGACTTCGGATTCGGCCGGCCGGCGAAGGTGGACATCGTGTCCGTGGCGAGGACCggtgcggtggcgccggcggagaGCCGGAGCGGCACCGGCGGGATGGAGGTTGGCGTCTCTTTGCAGCCCGCTGGCATGGAGAGGTACCTGAAGTGCTTCGCGGATGGTATCGCGTGGCTCCGCCAGCGAAGTTGA
- the LOC120675283 gene encoding protein DETOXIFICATION 14-like — MAAATTEGGEAALLLLLPAGDDGKESAASRWRLWAREARRVGYLALPMVVVAMSQYVVQVSSNMMVGHLPGVLPLSSTAIATSLANVTGFSLLIGMASALETLCGQAYGAKQYHKLGVDTYRAVFTLLAVCIPLSLIWVFMDKILILIGQDPLISHGAGRYMIWLIPGLFSNAVLQPVTKFLQTQSLIFPLLLSSVATMAIHIPLCYVMVFKTGFGYTGAALTIGVSYWLNVAMLVVYIMLSSSCKETRTRPTMEAFKGVGAFLRLALPSALMICLEWWSFEILILLSGFLTNPELQTSVLSICLTSVTLLFTIPFGLGAAGSTRVANELGAGNADGARSAVRVVLSMAALDAVIVGGTLLAARRLVGLAYSSEEEVVSSVAAMVPLVCITVVTDCVQGALSGVARGCGWQHLGAYVNLGSFYLLGIPMAILLGFALHMGTRGLWLGVVCGSLSQSALLSAINFFTDWPKMAEKARERVFSEKAPEPGP; from the exons ATGGCCGCCGCGACGACggagggcggcgaggccgcgctgctgctgctgctgccggcgggCGACGACGGCAAGGAGTCGGCGGCGTCCCGGTGGCGGCTGTGGGCGCGCGAGGCCCGGCGGGTGGGGTACCTGGCGCTGcccatggtggtggtggccatgTCGCAGTACGTCGTGCAGGTGTCCTCCAACATGATGGTCGGCCACCTCCCCGGCGTCCTCCCGCTCTCCTCCACGGCCATCGCCACCTCCCTCGCCAACGTCACCGGGTTCAGCCTCCTG ATTGGAATGGCAAGTGCACTGGAGACACTATGTGGCCAAGCCTACGGTGCAAAACAGTACCATAAACTAGGGGTCGACACTTACAGAGCAGTATTTACCCTCCTAGCAGTCTGCATCCCGCTCTCACTCATCTGGGTGTTCATGGACAAGATCCTGATCCTCATAGGACAGGACCCCCTCATCTCCCACGGAGCTGGAAGGTACATGATCTGGCTGATCCCGGGGCTCTTCTCCAACGCGGTGCTCCAGCCGGTGACCAAGTTCCTGCAGACGCAGAGCCTGATCTTCCCGCTGCTGCTGTCGTCCGTCGCGACCATGGCGATCCACATCCCTCTGTGCTACGTCATGGTGTTCAAGACCGGCTTCGGGTACACCGGCGCCGCTCTGACGATAGGCGTATCCTACTGGCTCAACGTGGCCATGCTTGTCGTGTACATAATGCTCTCGAGTTCCTGCAAGGAGACGCGCACACGCCCCACGATGGAAGCCTTCAAGGGAGTGGGCGCGTTCCTGCGTCTAGCTCTGCCGTCGGCACTCATGATCTG TCTGGAATGGTGGTCGTTCGAGATCCTTATTCTCTTGTCAGGATTTCTAACCAACCCAGAGCTGCAGACCTCAGTGCTTTCGATCTG CCTCACAAGTGTAACACTGCTCTTCACTATACCATTTGGGCTTGGAGCTGCTGGGAG CACACGGGTGGCGAACGAACTGGGCGCCGGGAACGCTGACGGAGCTCGATCCGCTGTCCGCGTCGTGCTCTCCATGGCGGCGTTGGACGCGGTCATCGTGGGCGGGACCCTCCTAGCGGCGCGGCGCCTCGTGGGCCTCGCGTACAGCAGCGAGGAGGAGGTCGTCTCTTCCGTCGCCGCCATGGTCCCCCTGGTCTGCATCACTGTCGTCACCGACTGCGTGCAAGGAGCGCTCTCAGGCGTCGCCCGGGGGTGCGGGTGGCAGCACCTGGGCGCGTACGTCAACCTCGGCTCCTTCTACCTGCTGGGGATCCCCATGGCGATCCTCCTCGGCTTCGCGCTGCACATGGGGACGAGAGGGCTCTGGTTGGGCGTCGTCTGCGGCTCCCTGTCGCAGTCCGCGCTCCTGTCCGCCATCAACTTCTTCACCGACTGGCCCAAGATG GCTGAGAAGGCTAGGGAACGGGTGTTCAGCGAGAAGGCTCCCGAGCCCGGGCCGTGA
- the LOC120674913 gene encoding uncharacterized protein LOC120674913: MTELHGQNYEKWHQKLEIALALAEIDLAVTVPAPKKLEKPVRGQNEADDAWAIREKNHDRAMMQYDIDKTRWNTSNHKCLMIIKGSISDNIKEAIPECTTTTEYLERVKSQFTGSSKAYAANLTEQLVTKRYTGGGIREHILEMSHIANKLKTMNMPLPEAFVVQLVFKSLPKNFETFNVNYNAQTEEWNLEKLIAMCVQEEDRLKHSHGGQLVFNVQHKKKNIKNNKNY; encoded by the coding sequence ATGACAGAACTACATGGCCAGAATTATGAAAAATGGCACCAGAAACTAGAAATTGCTTTGGCATTGGCTGAGATAGACTTGGCTGTCACAGTGCCAGCACCTAAAAAACTAGAAAAGCCCGTGCGGGGTCAGAATGAAGCAGACGATGCATGGGCCATTCGTGAGAAGAACCATGATCGTGCTATGATGCAATATGATATTGACAAGACACGTTGGAACACTTCCAACCACAAGTGTCTGATGATCATAAAGGGGTCGATTTCAGACAATATAAAAGAAGCAATTCCAGAATGTACCACTACTACTGAGTATCTAGAAAGGGTGAAGAGTCAGTTCACTGGCTCTTCCAAGGCCTATGCTGCTAATTTGACAGAGCAGCTTGTGACCAAGAGATATACCGGCGGTGGCATTAGAGAACATATCCTAGAAATGAGCCACATTGCAAATAAGCTCAAGACAATGAACATGCCCTTACCAGAAGCTTTCGTTGTTCAGTTGGTGTTCAAGTCCCTTCCCAAGAACTTTGAGACTTTTAATGTCAACTACAACGCTCAAACTGAAGAATGGAACCTAGAAAAGCTGATTGCTATGTGCGTTCAGGAAGAAGACAGGCTCAAACACTCCCATGGTGGCCAGCTTGTTTTCAATGTCCAGCATAAGAAGAAGAACATCAAGAACAATAAGAACTACTAG